One window of the Ureibacillus sp. FSL W7-1570 genome contains the following:
- a CDS encoding GAF domain-containing sensor histidine kinase gives MAVNDHSNITLLKEIAELLNEETELIPMLRGALRKLLNGTNFSTGWIFFIDEKGKIDLVVHENLPEGLRHNNCQYLKKGGCWCVSRFRRDQLKKASNIIECQRIENAIEAKVGDTAGITHHATVPLQSGNERFGILNVATPYTVEYTEEELELLESVAFQIGSAIKRIYLTKQEQEMALVRERNRLARDLHDSVNQLLFSVTLTARAGVEMTEDEDIKETFKEIQNLTQSALTEMRALIWQLRPQGLESGLIDAIKAYAEMLKIKLTINVSGVIQFPSRVEETLFRIAQEALNNIRKHAGVQEATIYLTVTKTDILLVIKDEGRGFKIDQDAKIPSMGLQSIRDRATALGGTAEWVSEIGKGTELFVRLPY, from the coding sequence ATGGCAGTGAATGACCATTCCAATATCACATTGTTAAAAGAGATTGCAGAATTGCTGAATGAGGAAACGGAATTAATCCCGATGCTGAGGGGTGCGCTGAGAAAGCTTTTGAACGGGACAAATTTCAGCACCGGCTGGATTTTCTTCATTGATGAAAAAGGGAAGATTGATCTTGTTGTTCATGAAAATTTGCCGGAGGGTTTGCGCCACAATAACTGCCAATATTTGAAAAAGGGCGGTTGCTGGTGCGTATCCCGATTCCGGCGTGACCAATTGAAAAAAGCGTCAAATATCATTGAATGCCAACGAATTGAAAATGCGATTGAAGCGAAGGTGGGGGATACGGCGGGAATCACCCATCACGCAACAGTGCCATTGCAATCAGGGAATGAACGGTTCGGCATATTAAATGTGGCCACTCCTTACACCGTTGAATATACCGAAGAAGAGTTGGAACTGCTGGAATCGGTGGCATTCCAAATCGGATCTGCCATCAAACGCATCTACTTGACGAAACAAGAGCAGGAAATGGCTTTGGTCCGGGAGCGGAATCGTTTGGCCCGCGATTTGCACGATTCTGTCAACCAGCTGTTGTTTTCCGTCACATTGACGGCCCGTGCAGGAGTGGAGATGACGGAGGATGAAGATATAAAAGAAACATTTAAAGAAATCCAGAATTTGACCCAATCCGCCTTGACGGAAATGCGGGCGCTCATTTGGCAATTGAGGCCACAAGGTTTGGAAAGCGGTTTGATTGATGCCATCAAAGCTTACGCGGAAATGTTAAAAATAAAGTTGACCATCAATGTTTCGGGCGTGATTCAATTTCCTTCGAGGGTGGAAGAAACGCTTTTCCGCATTGCCCAGGAAGCTTTGAATAATATCCGGAAACATGCAGGAGTGCAGGAAGCGACCATTTATCTGACGGTGACCAAAACGGACATCTTGCTGGTGATCAAAGATGAAGGCAGAGGTTTTAAAATCGATCAGGATGCCAAAATCCCTTCGATGGGTCTCCAATCGATACGGGATCGGGCCACTGCGCTTGGCGGAACGGCTGAATGGGTATCAGAAATCGGCAAAGGAACGGAATTGTTTGTCCGGTTGCCTTATTGA
- a CDS encoding disulfide oxidoreductase: protein MKKKLENSLLFLWLVSLVATLGSLYFSEVRGYEPCELCWYQRILMYPIVLITLVAYIQKNARIAVTTAVFSCIGGAISLYHYGIQKLDFLAESAPACGRVPCTGEYINWLGFITIPFLALVAFILIAITSFYMLKVMKEDQ, encoded by the coding sequence ATGAAAAAAAAATTGGAGAATAGTTTGCTATTTTTATGGTTAGTATCATTGGTAGCAACACTGGGTTCTTTATATTTTTCGGAAGTTCGCGGTTATGAACCATGTGAACTTTGCTGGTATCAACGGATCCTCATGTATCCGATTGTGCTCATTACCCTTGTGGCATATATCCAAAAAAATGCGCGCATTGCTGTGACAACAGCCGTATTTTCTTGTATTGGCGGAGCGATTTCCCTTTACCATTATGGAATCCAAAAATTGGACTTTTTGGCTGAAAGCGCACCAGCATGCGGAAGAGTTCCATGTACAGGGGAATATATTAACTGGCTCGGCTTTATCACCATCCCATTTTTGGCGTTGGTTGCCTTTATTTTAATTGCGATCACCAGCTTTTATATGTTGAAAGTGATGAAGGAGGATCAATAG
- a CDS encoding thioredoxin family protein gives MKKLGIIAAVVVILFGIIIVLTNLSNKSKLENNPYGTDNLRQSTIDLLDDENYQNIILPDDLREKIASGEPVVAYLFSPECPHCKEMTPRLMPIAEEMGVHIDQLNILEYEEGWDEYHVEATPTLIFFKDGKEVNRMVGAHPDENIRQFFKEVVLK, from the coding sequence TTGAAAAAACTAGGAATTATTGCTGCCGTTGTTGTCATTTTATTCGGAATTATCATTGTCTTGACAAATTTATCAAACAAAAGCAAGCTGGAAAACAATCCATACGGAACGGACAATTTGAGACAATCCACCATTGATTTATTGGACGATGAAAATTATCAAAATATTATCTTACCGGATGATTTAAGAGAAAAAATTGCATCAGGTGAACCGGTTGTTGCCTACTTGTTCAGTCCTGAATGTCCGCACTGCAAAGAAATGACGCCGCGGCTCATGCCGATTGCAGAGGAAATGGGTGTTCATATCGACCAACTAAACATTTTGGAGTATGAAGAAGGTTGGGACGAGTATCATGTGGAAGCAACACCGACATTGATTTTCTTTAAAGATGGAAAAGAAGTGAACCGTATGGTGGGGGCACACCCTGATGAAAACATTCGCCAATTCTTTAAAGAAGTGGTATTAAAATAA
- a CDS encoding RluA family pseudouridine synthase: protein MQFQYEIPQDGLTVESLLREKWRLGKKLVHELRMAKAVKNAGGESVKWNEPLAKGTILHFSLDVPQSDYPPAKECNVNIRYEDEHILIVSKPKGMSTHPNEEKDKDTCMNHVMAYLNGKGLVYGEHVHRLDQGTEGLLIVAKHPIAKSVFDRMIEEKSIIRTYEAEVQGVIKEKSGTINAPIGRDRHHPTRRIVSKSGQHAVTHFKVVERKAHSTIVHLQLETGRTHQIRVHMAHIGHPIVGDTLYGARKSKTGNYKLHAIQLEFEHTFLNKKILVKDQEGAAVSLQ, encoded by the coding sequence ATGCAGTTTCAATATGAAATTCCGCAAGATGGTTTGACGGTAGAATCGCTGTTGAGGGAAAAATGGCGGCTGGGCAAAAAACTGGTTCATGAACTAAGGATGGCGAAAGCGGTGAAAAATGCGGGCGGAGAATCGGTGAAATGGAACGAACCTTTAGCCAAAGGGACCATTCTCCATTTTTCATTGGATGTTCCTCAATCGGATTATCCGCCGGCCAAGGAATGCAATGTAAATATCCGGTACGAAGACGAACATATTTTGATTGTTTCCAAACCTAAAGGGATGAGCACCCATCCGAATGAGGAAAAAGATAAAGATACTTGCATGAATCATGTCATGGCTTATTTGAACGGGAAAGGCTTGGTGTATGGAGAGCATGTCCACCGGCTCGATCAGGGGACGGAAGGGCTTTTAATTGTGGCCAAACACCCGATTGCCAAATCCGTTTTTGACCGCATGATTGAGGAAAAATCCATCATCCGGACTTATGAAGCGGAAGTTCAAGGGGTAATCAAAGAAAAAAGCGGCACCATCAATGCCCCCATCGGAAGAGACCGGCATCATCCGACCCGCCGAATCGTTTCCAAATCCGGGCAACATGCAGTAACCCACTTTAAGGTAGTCGAGAGAAAAGCACATTCAACGATTGTTCATTTGCAGTTGGAGACGGGACGCACCCATCAAATCCGGGTGCACATGGCGCATATCGGCCACCCGATTGTGGGGGACACTTTATATGGAGCCCGGAAATCGAAAACGGGCAATTACAAGCTTCACGCCATTCAATTGGAATTTGAGCATACGTTTTTAAATAAAAAAATCCTTGTAAAAGATCAGGAAGGCGCTGCTGTTTCCCTGCAATAA
- a CDS encoding aldo/keto reductase — protein sequence MAIPTKTLANGVEMPYLGLGVYKMEDREEALNAISKALELGYRAIDTAALYNNEREVGEAIRESGIPREEIFVTTKVWNSDQGYDETLRAFETSLKKLGLDYVDLYLTHWPVEDKFVDTFRAIERLYEEKLIRVPGVSNHHQHHLEKLFAYANVKPMVNQVECHPYLQQDELRAFCAEHNIAVTAWAPIGKGRILNDETLVKLANKHGKTPAQIVLRWHYQNDTITIPKSVTPSRIAENMQIFDFELSDEEMAEIKAMNKNERFGQNPDNFHFDF from the coding sequence ATGGCAATACCGACAAAAACATTGGCCAATGGGGTTGAGATGCCTTATTTGGGGTTGGGCGTTTATAAAATGGAAGACCGGGAAGAAGCGTTGAATGCGATTTCTAAAGCGTTGGAGCTGGGGTATCGGGCGATTGATACTGCCGCACTCTACAACAATGAAAGGGAAGTGGGGGAAGCCATCCGTGAAAGTGGCATTCCGCGGGAGGAAATTTTCGTGACAACGAAAGTATGGAATAGCGACCAAGGTTATGATGAAACCCTCCGCGCCTTTGAAACATCTTTGAAAAAATTGGGGTTGGATTATGTGGATCTTTATTTGACCCACTGGCCGGTGGAGGACAAATTTGTGGATACTTTCCGTGCCATCGAGCGGCTGTATGAGGAAAAGTTGATCCGCGTGCCAGGGGTATCCAACCACCATCAGCATCATTTGGAAAAACTCTTTGCATACGCGAATGTGAAGCCGATGGTGAATCAAGTGGAATGCCATCCATATTTGCAGCAGGATGAATTGAGAGCGTTTTGCGCAGAGCACAATATTGCGGTCACAGCATGGGCGCCGATTGGCAAAGGCCGCATTTTAAATGATGAAACGTTGGTGAAACTGGCGAATAAACACGGAAAAACTCCTGCACAAATTGTGTTGCGCTGGCACTATCAAAACGATACAATCACCATTCCAAAATCCGTAACGCCAAGCCGCATTGCGGAAAACATGCAAATATTCGATTTTGAACTATCGGATGAAGAGATGGCGGAAATTAAAGCGATGAATAAAAATGAACGTTTCGGCCAAAATCCGGACAATTTCCATTTTGATTTTTAA